The Uruburuella testudinis genome window below encodes:
- a CDS encoding DUF7674 family protein, translating into MNHDQFLKKIKTISQISLAINNFIDEWGDDLPVMLFGEIGRTIAINLSELSKNDRIYIFAYIKDGMSNGEEVLKNYIATGLLESMYNYSKENNSWPLIKNNLDHISLKYINDWINFENI; encoded by the coding sequence ATGAATCACGATCAATTTTTAAAAAAAATTAAAACCATATCTCAAATATCACTTGCAATTAACAATTTCATTGATGAATGGGGAGATGATTTACCAGTAATGCTTTTTGGTGAAATAGGTAGAACAATAGCAATAAACCTATCAGAACTTTCCAAAAATGATCGTATATATATATTTGCTTACATTAAAGATGGCATGTCAAATGGAGAAGAAGTTCTTAAAAACTATATTGCTACTGGACTATTAGAATCCATGTATAACTACTCAAAAGAAAACAACTCTTGGCCATTAATTAAAAATAATTTAGATCACATATCGTTAAAATATATTAATGACTGGATAAATTTTGAAAATATTTAG
- a CDS encoding toxin C-terminal domain-containing protein has product MKIAYSLTQVWNFTVTKKTLSLQISEHKACIDVKNTFAALDAYQRAKLIDICTTNPQTTACANEIGKAQSGDWAVITESDNYPGIDPSKPGKEALHLICGSNQICRDEITRQDLRNNLDQLIVERDPAFLKRTADGYRNGVLGKVLDFRGMNDKEVIDHAKAAMYASVGMIGSIGKSKVGNQWKAKDSATTRKFSGPVFKTDTEAAKAAKSLGYIKTNFRTKSGAVIFKKDNSYITRDVDGHIGGAWKEASSPEKLNSKNTRNGTFDLNLKKIGD; this is encoded by the coding sequence GTGAAAATAGCCTATTCATTAACGCAAGTGTGGAATTTCACAGTAACTAAAAAAACTCTCAGCCTTCAAATATCGGAACATAAGGCTTGTATCGATGTTAAAAATACTTTTGCTGCCCTTGATGCCTACCAACGAGCCAAACTCATTGACATTTGCACGACTAATCCGCAAACAACAGCCTGTGCTAATGAGATTGGTAAAGCGCAATCAGGAGACTGGGCAGTCATCACTGAAAGCGACAATTATCCCGGCATCGACCCCTCCAAACCGGGTAAAGAAGCTTTACACTTAATCTGTGGCAGTAATCAAATTTGCCGTGATGAAATTACCCGACAAGATTTGAGAAACAATCTTGACCAATTGATTGTTGAACGAGACCCTGCATTCCTGAAACGAACCGCAGACGGCTACCGTAACGGCGTACTGGGCAAAGTTCTTGATTTCCGCGGCATGAACGATAAAGAAGTTATCGACCATGCAAAAGCGGCAATGTATGCATCAGTGGGGATGATTGGGAGTATTGGGAAATCTAAGGTTGGCAATCAGTGGAAGGCTAAAGATAGCGCGACCACTAGAAAATTTTCCGGGCCTGTATTTAAAACTGATACAGAGGCTGCTAAAGCAGCAAAATCTCTTGGATATATAAAAACTAATTTCAGAACTAAATCAGGTGCCGTAATTTTTAAAAAAGATAATAGCTATATAACAAGAGACGTTGATGGCCATATTGGTGGAGCATGGAAGGAAGCCTCTAGCCCTGAAAAATTGAATTCAAAAAATACTCGAAATGGAACTTTTGATTTAAATTTAAAGAAAATTGGAGACTAA